One region of Pseudoalteromonas galatheae genomic DNA includes:
- a CDS encoding methyl-accepting chemotaxis protein, translated as MSKQFFRNLTIFQRLALLIIVVIIGVILQSAVSLSQQYDALEKQQYHKTQNLVENAYSLVAYFHQQYVSGELPEAQAQSAALNAVAALRYEGNNYFWINDYHPKMVMHPFKSELNGKDLSQSKDPNGKRLFVEMVQVAEKSGAGFVPYLWPKPGKDAPVEKISYVKAFTPWGWIIGSGVYLDTIEAEFSYIRNLLLIEMAVLIVLLFPFSALISKSIIGPITQAKDMMKDIAQGEGDLTRQLDESGKDEVTALAKYFNLYTEKMRHSIATVAHNAKEVETLANQVKAAGEENLAFIESQNDNSRQVATAAEQMTMQVREISSNADTAEHSAADARNYSEKGKQTISQTIAAIKKLSEQIQSVSVTTTSLAQESQHIGSVLDVIRGIAEQTNLLALNAAIEAARAGEQGRGFAVVADEVRTLASRTGQSTDEIHNMIERLQKEAQQAVAAVKISQQISEQTVEQVQHADSALTEIERLIDAISDMSTHIAKATDEQSLAAQEVNERIAQLSDSTHHSLDTTHLLNNTSEQLTQASHELSDIVNRFKV; from the coding sequence ATGTCCAAACAGTTTTTCCGAAACCTCACCATCTTCCAGCGACTCGCGTTACTGATCATAGTGGTTATTATTGGCGTTATCCTTCAAAGCGCAGTGAGCTTATCGCAGCAATATGATGCACTCGAAAAGCAGCAATATCATAAAACCCAAAACCTTGTTGAAAATGCCTATAGTTTAGTGGCTTACTTCCATCAACAATATGTATCTGGGGAACTCCCTGAAGCGCAAGCTCAATCCGCAGCCCTTAATGCCGTTGCCGCATTACGATACGAAGGAAATAATTACTTTTGGATCAACGACTATCACCCAAAAATGGTGATGCACCCTTTCAAGAGCGAGCTTAACGGCAAAGATCTCAGCCAATCAAAAGATCCCAACGGCAAGCGCTTATTCGTTGAAATGGTACAAGTGGCAGAAAAAAGTGGAGCAGGATTTGTTCCTTACCTGTGGCCAAAGCCAGGCAAAGATGCTCCTGTCGAGAAAATATCTTATGTCAAAGCATTTACACCTTGGGGTTGGATCATTGGCTCCGGTGTGTACCTCGACACGATAGAAGCTGAGTTTTCCTATATTCGAAATTTGCTGTTAATTGAAATGGCTGTACTCATCGTGCTGTTATTCCCGTTTAGCGCACTCATTAGTAAGAGTATTATCGGCCCTATCACACAAGCCAAAGACATGATGAAAGATATCGCACAGGGCGAGGGTGATTTGACTCGACAACTCGACGAGAGTGGTAAAGATGAAGTAACCGCGCTTGCCAAGTACTTTAACTTATATACTGAAAAGATGCGTCATTCCATCGCGACAGTGGCCCATAACGCCAAAGAAGTGGAAACACTGGCCAATCAGGTAAAAGCGGCTGGTGAAGAGAATCTTGCATTTATTGAGTCACAAAATGACAATAGTCGCCAAGTAGCTACTGCTGCAGAACAAATGACCATGCAAGTTCGTGAGATCAGTAGCAATGCAGATACTGCCGAGCATTCCGCCGCAGACGCACGTAATTACAGTGAAAAAGGCAAACAAACAATTTCTCAAACCATCGCCGCCATTAAAAAGCTGTCGGAGCAAATTCAATCTGTGAGCGTGACAACAACGAGTCTTGCACAAGAGAGTCAACATATAGGATCTGTGCTCGATGTTATTCGAGGTATTGCCGAGCAAACTAATTTACTTGCGTTAAACGCGGCGATAGAAGCGGCTCGAGCAGGTGAACAAGGGCGCGGCTTCGCTGTTGTTGCCGATGAAGTACGCACCCTTGCAAGTCGTACGGGACAAAGCACAGATGAAATCCACAACATGATCGAGCGACTGCAAAAAGAAGCGCAGCAAGCCGTAGCTGCGGTTAAAATTAGCCAGCAAATCTCGGAGCAAACAGTGGAACAGGTCCAACATGCAGATAGCGCATTGACAGAGATTGAGCGCCTAATTGACGCTATCTCGGATATGAGCACCCACATCGCCAAAGCCACTGATGAGCAGAGTCTTGCAGCACAAGAAGTCAACGAGCGAATAGCTCAACTTTCTGACTCCACCCACCACTCTTTGGATACCACACACTTACTCAACAATACCAGTGAGCAACTCACACAGGCAAGTCACGAATTGAGTGACATAGTTAACCGCTTTAAAGTATGA
- a CDS encoding HIT domain-containing protein: MSFELAKELQRDCILITEWPLCSVLLMNDAQYPWFILVPRIVGAKEIIDLPESQQVQFWQESAKLSRLLQDTFTPDKLNVAALGNMVPQLHVHHIARFKTDIAWPKPVWGLYPAKPYSDEEVEQLKASFE; the protein is encoded by the coding sequence ATGTCATTTGAATTAGCCAAAGAATTACAACGAGACTGTATCCTAATTACCGAGTGGCCGTTGTGTAGTGTGTTGTTAATGAATGATGCTCAGTACCCTTGGTTTATCTTAGTACCTAGGATTGTGGGCGCGAAAGAAATTATTGATTTACCTGAGTCGCAGCAAGTTCAATTTTGGCAAGAATCGGCCAAGCTCAGTCGTTTGTTGCAAGACACCTTTACCCCAGATAAATTAAACGTGGCTGCGCTTGGTAATATGGTGCCACAACTACATGTGCACCACATCGCGCGATTTAAAACCGATATTGCATGGCCAAAACCGGTTTGGGGACTCTATCCAGCAAAACCCTATAGTGATGAGGAAGTTGAGCAGCTAAAAGCGAGTTTTGAATAG
- a CDS encoding HDOD domain-containing protein, whose protein sequence is MSTENALLTILTDRINNDTLVLPTLPEIAVRVRQAADDPEINLMQMADVISHDPALAARMIKVANSAFMGRSVKVNTLNQAVTRIGLRQIKNIATAMAMEQLFVSNNKLIKTYMDKAWQKTLKVACQAITTMDFYLRVNKHTSLNRDTITLASLVFNIGVLPILTEAERHPEVFANPSFLAHAIQKLGGKIGGAIMREWEFTDEFVEVAESWANPNYRPEHVCYVDFIRVGAIVEGILQVSDKSAALKQYEEKGVIKEVNMFADDTYLSVLEDVKTMFA, encoded by the coding sequence ATGTCTACAGAAAATGCTTTGCTCACGATTCTAACTGATAGGATCAATAACGACACCTTGGTATTGCCGACATTACCTGAAATTGCAGTGCGTGTTAGGCAGGCGGCAGATGATCCTGAAATTAACCTGATGCAGATGGCTGACGTTATTTCTCATGACCCAGCTCTTGCTGCGCGTATGATAAAAGTTGCCAACAGCGCTTTTATGGGCCGTTCGGTGAAGGTGAATACCCTAAACCAAGCGGTAACTCGGATCGGTCTTAGACAAATCAAGAATATTGCTACTGCAATGGCAATGGAGCAGTTATTTGTTTCTAATAACAAACTCATCAAGACATACATGGACAAAGCTTGGCAGAAGACGTTAAAAGTCGCTTGCCAAGCGATAACGACAATGGACTTTTATCTCCGTGTCAATAAGCACACTTCGCTCAACAGAGATACAATCACGTTGGCCTCTTTGGTGTTCAATATCGGTGTTTTACCTATTTTGACAGAGGCTGAACGCCACCCTGAAGTGTTTGCCAACCCAAGCTTTTTGGCCCATGCCATCCAGAAATTAGGCGGTAAGATAGGTGGAGCAATAATGCGTGAGTGGGAATTCACCGACGAGTTTGTTGAGGTCGCAGAAAGCTGGGCAAATCCTAATTATCGGCCTGAACATGTTTGTTATGTCGACTTTATTCGTGTGGGTGCAATCGTAGAAGGTATTTTACAGGTGTCTGATAAGTCCGCAGCATTAAAACAGTATGAAGAAAAGGGGGTTATTAAGGAGGTGAACATGTTTGCCGATGATACTTATTTAAGTGTACTCGAAGACGTCAAAACAATGTTTGCCTAG
- a CDS encoding dipeptidyl-peptidase 3 family protein: protein MKHSMISVAIALATGLTLTGCSEPSTSSEKPSSQTEQVQKDVKQSGYKLVNASQERLDIYTPVTLETDLSHLSDNQKKMLALLIDASVIMDDLFWQQAFGEDKATFLSKISDEKVRQFADINYGPWDRLNGDQVFLSGFEEKALGAEFYPSDITKDELNNVDVKDKSGLYSLIRRDENGKLYSTSYSSAYKAELDKAAALLRQASKLAQDKEFANYLNLRADALVNNSYQASDFAWMDMKNNPIDVVIGPIETYEDQLFGYRAAFESYVLVKDLAWSERLAKFAAFLPELQTGLPVDDKYKQEVPGSDADLNAYDVIYYAGHSNAGSKTIAINLPNDEEVQLQKGTRRLQLKNAMRAKFDKILVPIADQLIVQEQRKHITFDAFFANTMFHEVAHGLGIKNTITGKGTVRQSLQEHASALEEGKADILGLYMVEQLLKKGEITEGTLEDYYITFMAGIFRSVRFGASSAHGKANMIRFNFFKEEGAFSKNTDGLYQVNMEKMGAAMEKLSNLILTLQGDGDYQKVDQLIATHGDIKAELQKDLDKLSKANIPVDVTFKQGKQVLGL from the coding sequence ATGAAACACTCTATGATTTCAGTTGCAATCGCGCTTGCAACAGGTCTCACCCTAACAGGCTGCTCTGAGCCATCCACTTCTTCTGAAAAACCTAGCTCACAAACTGAACAAGTACAAAAAGATGTCAAGCAGTCAGGCTATAAGCTAGTTAATGCATCTCAAGAGCGGCTAGATATTTATACCCCAGTAACGCTAGAAACAGACTTAAGTCACCTAAGCGACAACCAGAAAAAGATGCTAGCTTTACTCATCGACGCTTCGGTTATTATGGATGATTTATTTTGGCAACAAGCGTTCGGCGAAGACAAAGCAACATTCCTAAGCAAAATCTCAGACGAAAAAGTACGCCAATTCGCAGACATCAACTATGGGCCTTGGGATCGTTTAAATGGCGACCAAGTTTTTCTTTCTGGCTTTGAAGAAAAAGCACTGGGCGCGGAGTTTTACCCAAGCGACATCACCAAAGATGAGCTAAATAACGTCGATGTAAAAGATAAATCAGGACTTTATTCTCTTATCCGTCGCGATGAAAACGGCAAGCTATACAGCACTTCTTATTCATCTGCATATAAAGCAGAGTTGGATAAAGCCGCAGCGCTATTACGCCAAGCAAGTAAACTGGCACAAGACAAAGAGTTTGCAAATTACTTAAACTTGCGCGCAGATGCATTAGTCAATAATAGCTACCAAGCGTCTGACTTTGCTTGGATGGACATGAAGAATAACCCGATTGATGTGGTGATTGGCCCAATTGAAACCTATGAAGACCAGCTATTTGGCTATCGCGCCGCTTTTGAATCTTACGTTCTAGTTAAAGACTTGGCGTGGAGTGAGCGTCTCGCTAAGTTTGCCGCTTTTTTACCTGAGCTACAAACTGGCTTGCCAGTTGATGATAAATACAAGCAAGAAGTGCCAGGCTCTGACGCCGACCTAAACGCATATGACGTCATTTATTATGCAGGCCACTCAAACGCTGGTAGTAAAACCATTGCGATTAACCTGCCAAATGACGAAGAGGTGCAACTCCAAAAAGGCACGCGTCGCCTACAGCTTAAAAACGCTATGCGCGCAAAATTCGATAAGATCTTAGTACCGATCGCTGATCAACTTATCGTCCAGGAGCAACGTAAGCACATCACCTTTGATGCTTTCTTTGCTAATACCATGTTCCATGAAGTCGCCCATGGACTAGGTATTAAGAATACCATTACAGGTAAAGGTACTGTGCGCCAATCACTGCAAGAACACGCCAGTGCACTTGAAGAAGGTAAAGCCGATATTCTAGGCCTATACATGGTTGAGCAACTACTTAAAAAAGGCGAGATCACCGAAGGTACGCTTGAGGATTATTACATCACCTTTATGGCTGGTATCTTCCGCTCAGTACGTTTTGGCGCATCCAGTGCACATGGTAAAGCGAACATGATCCGCTTTAACTTCTTTAAAGAAGAAGGCGCATTTTCTAAAAACACGGACGGTCTATATCAAGTGAATATGGAGAAGATGGGCGCAGCGATGGAGAAACTGTCTAACCTTATCCTAACGCTACAAGGTGACGGCGACTATCAAAAAGTCGATCAACTGATCGCCACGCACGGCGATATCAAAGCAGAACTACAAAAAGACCTAGATAAGCTTTCTAAAGCGAACATTCCTGTTGATGTTACCTTTAAGCAAGGTAAGCAGGTGCTAGGACTCTAG
- a CDS encoding S9 family peptidase codes for MHSRIKHYTIALPLALASVTASAEQLTLERLFDDPSLSGKAPVKLQFSPDGSRVTYLQGKKEDYNRYDLWEYNLKDNTNRLLVDSAALFSGPENLSDEEKARRERQRIFGRGILEYKWSKDGKALLFPLNGDLYYYEIASGKSKKLTETEAFETDARFSPKGNFVSFIREQNLYTINLKSGKETQLTKDGGGVIKNGMAEFVAQEEMSRMTGYWWSGDEQQIAFTRIDESPVQEAIRNEIYAEEVKLFNQRYPYTGTANVEIELGVVKINDQKVDWIDLGEDKDIYIARANWLKDNKTLSYQWQNRSQQKLELRFYDTKSKKQQVALTETSDTWINLHFDLEFLKDKKHFVWASERDGFKHLYLYRTNGQLVRQITKGDWIVESLQGIDEKKGIVYFSGRKDTPLESHLYSVPLFKDGEAKRITEKGSYHSVVLAKDNRTFIDKSSSVNRPPAVALRKVNGDFVTWLEENALNNEHPLTPYLSNLATPEYGTLKAEDGQTMYYRLFKPAKLENGKKYPVIVNVYGGPHAQRVTNSWRSKNLYFQYLAQQGYVIFQLDNRGSYNRGKKFEDPIYKHLGVVEVADQIKGVEFLRTLEYVDPERIGIYGHSYGGYMALMTMFKAGDYFKAGVSGAPVTDWALYDTHYTERYLGHPNTNAKGYEQSAVFPYADGLKGPLMIYHGMADDNVLFTHATKLFKQLQDEVKPFEMMTYPGSKHSLRGKKVQTHLHQTITDFFNRHFEVEAK; via the coding sequence GTGCACTCTCGCATTAAACACTACACCATCGCTCTTCCATTAGCACTTGCCTCTGTCACCGCTAGCGCAGAGCAACTAACGCTAGAGCGACTTTTTGACGACCCGTCTCTTTCAGGTAAAGCGCCTGTAAAACTGCAATTTTCTCCTGACGGTTCTCGTGTTACTTATCTTCAAGGTAAAAAAGAAGACTATAACCGTTACGACCTTTGGGAATACAATCTAAAAGACAATACCAACCGCTTGTTGGTAGATTCTGCGGCGCTATTTTCTGGCCCAGAGAACCTCTCAGATGAAGAAAAAGCACGACGTGAGCGTCAACGTATTTTTGGCCGTGGTATTTTAGAATACAAATGGTCAAAAGATGGCAAAGCGCTACTTTTCCCACTCAATGGCGACTTGTACTACTATGAAATCGCTTCAGGTAAGAGCAAGAAACTAACGGAAACTGAAGCATTCGAAACCGATGCTCGCTTCTCACCAAAAGGTAACTTTGTTTCATTTATTCGTGAGCAAAACCTCTATACCATCAATCTCAAGTCAGGCAAAGAAACGCAATTAACTAAAGACGGCGGTGGCGTAATTAAAAACGGCATGGCTGAGTTTGTTGCCCAAGAAGAGATGAGCCGCATGACAGGTTACTGGTGGTCGGGTGATGAGCAACAAATTGCTTTTACTCGCATTGATGAAAGCCCAGTTCAAGAAGCCATTCGTAACGAAATCTATGCCGAAGAAGTCAAGCTATTCAATCAACGATACCCATACACCGGGACTGCTAACGTTGAGATTGAATTAGGTGTTGTAAAGATCAATGACCAAAAGGTGGATTGGATTGATCTAGGCGAAGATAAAGACATTTACATCGCCCGTGCAAACTGGTTGAAAGACAACAAAACATTGTCATATCAGTGGCAAAATCGCTCACAGCAAAAACTGGAACTGCGCTTTTACGATACTAAAAGCAAAAAACAGCAAGTCGCCCTAACCGAAACCAGTGATACCTGGATTAACCTGCATTTTGACCTTGAGTTCTTAAAAGACAAAAAGCATTTCGTTTGGGCATCTGAGCGCGATGGCTTTAAACACCTTTACCTGTACAGAACCAATGGCCAACTTGTGCGCCAAATCACTAAAGGCGATTGGATTGTTGAAAGCCTTCAGGGCATTGATGAGAAAAAAGGTATCGTATACTTCTCTGGCCGCAAAGACACGCCGCTCGAAAGCCACCTATACAGCGTACCACTTTTTAAAGATGGTGAAGCAAAACGTATTACCGAAAAAGGCAGCTATCACAGTGTTGTACTGGCGAAAGATAACCGTACCTTTATCGATAAAAGCTCTTCTGTAAACCGTCCACCAGCCGTTGCGCTACGCAAAGTGAATGGAGACTTTGTTACTTGGCTTGAAGAAAATGCGCTGAATAACGAACATCCGTTAACGCCTTATTTGAGCAATCTAGCTACGCCAGAATATGGCACGCTTAAAGCGGAAGATGGTCAAACCATGTATTACCGCTTATTTAAGCCCGCAAAGCTTGAAAACGGTAAGAAATATCCTGTTATTGTGAACGTGTATGGCGGACCTCATGCACAACGCGTGACCAACAGCTGGCGTAGCAAAAACTTGTATTTCCAATATCTTGCACAGCAAGGTTATGTGATTTTCCAATTAGATAACCGAGGTTCATATAACCGTGGTAAGAAGTTTGAAGATCCAATCTACAAGCATTTAGGCGTCGTGGAAGTCGCCGACCAAATTAAAGGCGTAGAGTTCTTGCGTACGCTAGAGTACGTCGACCCTGAGCGTATCGGTATTTATGGTCATAGCTATGGTGGTTATATGGCGCTGATGACAATGTTTAAAGCTGGCGACTACTTTAAAGCCGGTGTTTCTGGTGCGCCAGTAACTGATTGGGCTCTATATGACACACATTATACTGAGCGTTATCTTGGTCACCCAAATACAAATGCCAAGGGCTATGAGCAAAGTGCTGTGTTCCCTTATGCTGATGGACTAAAGGGCCCGCTGATGATCTATCACGGTATGGCCGATGACAACGTACTATTTACCCATGCAACTAAACTATTCAAACAGTTGCAGGACGAAGTTAAGCCATTTGAAATGATGACTTATCCAGGCTCGAAGCACAGCTTACGTGGCAAAAAAGTACAAACCCACTTGCATCAAACCATTACTGACTTTTTTAATCGTCATTTTGAGGTTGAAGCTAAGTAA